A part of Lacibacter sp. H407 genomic DNA contains:
- the nadA gene encoding quinolinate synthase NadA: MNTMLVTDPKINIEKNGFLNIELDPELDLFAEIERLKKEKNAIILAHYYQEPDIQDVADYIGDSLGLAQKAEKTDADIIVFAGVHFMAETAKILNPTKKVVIPDLKAGCSLSDSCPPPLFEQFKQKHPDHLVISYINCSAGIKALSDIICTSSNAQKIVESLPAEQKIIFAPDKNLGAYINKVTGRNMVLWNGACMVHEIFSVEKITKLKIRHPQAKVIAHPECEEPVLKLADFIGSTTQLLKYTEKDASQEYIVATETGILHQMIKSNPHKTFIPAPPDNACACNDCPHMKRNTLEKIYLCMEYEMPEILMDEELRLAAKKPIDRMLELSAQFGLI, encoded by the coding sequence ATGAACACAATGCTTGTAACTGATCCAAAGATAAACATAGAAAAAAATGGATTTTTAAATATTGAGCTGGATCCGGAATTAGATCTGTTCGCTGAAATTGAGCGGCTCAAAAAAGAAAAAAATGCAATTATTCTGGCGCACTACTACCAGGAGCCCGATATTCAGGATGTGGCCGATTACATCGGCGATAGTTTAGGCTTGGCACAGAAAGCTGAAAAAACGGATGCTGATATCATTGTTTTTGCCGGCGTGCATTTCATGGCTGAAACTGCCAAGATCCTCAACCCAACGAAAAAAGTAGTGATCCCTGATCTGAAAGCAGGTTGTTCACTCAGCGACAGTTGTCCGCCGCCTCTGTTTGAGCAGTTCAAGCAAAAGCATCCGGATCATCTTGTGATTTCTTACATCAACTGCAGTGCCGGTATAAAAGCCCTGAGCGATATTATTTGCACCAGCAGCAATGCACAAAAAATTGTAGAAAGCTTACCGGCAGAACAGAAAATCATTTTTGCGCCCGATAAAAATTTAGGTGCTTACATCAACAAAGTAACGGGCCGCAACATGGTGTTGTGGAATGGTGCCTGTATGGTACATGAAATATTCAGTGTTGAAAAAATTACGAAGCTTAAAATTCGCCACCCGCAAGCGAAAGTAATTGCACATCCTGAATGTGAGGAACCTGTATTGAAGCTGGCAGATTTTATTGGAAGCACAACACAGTTATTGAAATACACAGAGAAAGATGCCAGCCAGGAATACATTGTGGCTACAGAAACCGGTATTCTCCATCAAATGATCAAGAGTAATCCACACAAAACATTTATTCCCGCACCACCTGATAATGCATGTGCATGTAACGACTGTCCGCACATGAAACGGAATACACTGGAAAAAATTTACCTGTGTATGGAATATGAAATGCCTGAAATTTTAATGGATGAAGAACTGCGATTGGCAGCAAAAAAACCAATTGATCGTATGTTGGAATTGAGTGCACAGTTCGGATTAATCTAG
- the kdsB gene encoding 3-deoxy-manno-octulosonate cytidylyltransferase: MRIIAVIPARYAATRFPAKLMQLLGDKTVIRHTYDNTVATGLFDEVLVVTDSDLIYTEISNNGGKAVMSLNEHESGTDRIAEAVKAMNVDVIINVQGDEPFVQKESLQKLCGLFTDTSVQVGSLMHLISHKEQINDPNCVKVVVNQQMNALYFSRSVIPFQRDESVSVPYYKHIGMYGFRKQILLDFTQLPASLLEKTEKLEQLRLLENGINIRMAVTEPIGISIDTPSDLEKARKLL; encoded by the coding sequence ATGCGCATTATTGCTGTTATTCCCGCCCGTTATGCAGCCACACGTTTTCCTGCAAAACTCATGCAGTTATTAGGTGATAAAACAGTTATTCGACATACATATGATAATACTGTGGCAACAGGTTTGTTTGATGAAGTATTGGTTGTTACCGACAGTGATCTTATTTACACAGAGATCAGCAACAACGGTGGTAAAGCAGTGATGAGTTTGAACGAACATGAAAGCGGTACCGATCGTATTGCTGAAGCAGTAAAGGCGATGAATGTGGATGTGATCATTAATGTGCAGGGCGATGAACCTTTTGTGCAAAAAGAATCGCTTCAAAAATTATGCGGTTTGTTTACTGATACCTCGGTACAGGTTGGCTCGTTGATGCATCTTATCAGCCATAAAGAACAGATCAACGACCCAAATTGTGTGAAAGTAGTGGTGAATCAGCAAATGAATGCCTTGTATTTCAGCCGGAGTGTTATTCCCTTTCAGCGTGATGAATCTGTTTCAGTTCCGTATTACAAGCATATTGGTATGTATGGCTTCCGCAAGCAAATTTTGCTTGATTTTACCCAATTGCCCGCCTCTTTACTGGAAAAAACAGAGAAATTAGAGCAATTACGCCTGCTGGAGAACGGAATCAATATCCGAATGGCAGTAACAGAACCTATTGGTATTTCGATTGATACTCCGTCTGATCTGGAGAAAGCCCGGAAATTACTCTAA